A region from the Aegilops tauschii subsp. strangulata cultivar AL8/78 chromosome 5, Aet v6.0, whole genome shotgun sequence genome encodes:
- the LOC109773703 gene encoding ETHYLENE INSENSITIVE 3-like 3 protein, translated as MDQLALLATEFGDSSDFEVDGINENDVSDEEIEPEELARRMWKDRVRLRRIKERQQRLALQQAELELEKSKPKQISDQAMRKKMARAHDGILKYMLKLMEVCNARGFVYGIIPEKGKPVSGASDNIRAWWKEKVKFDKNGPAAIAKYEAEHLVDADAQSSVVKNEHSLMDLQDATLGSLLSSLMQHCNPPQRKYPLEKGTPPPWWPAGNEEWWAALGLPRGQIAPYKKPHDLKKVWKVGVLTCVIKHMSPNFDKIRNHVRKSKILQDKMTAKESLIWLGVLQREERLVHGIDNGVSEITHRSAPEDRNGTRNAHSSSNEYDVDGFEEAPLSISSKDDEQGLSPAAQSSEEHVSRRDRERANTKHLYQAVVLKEGTKKQPPKRKRARHSSVAVEQEVQRTDDAPENPGNLIPDMNRLDQVEIPGMANHQITSFNQMAVTSEALQHRGNAQGHVYLPGSGVNGFDNAQPVDATPVSIYQPVLYGSSDNARSKSGSPFPLHANSGFNSFPSNYQTLPPKQSVPLPMMDHHVVPMGIRAPADNSPYGDHVIGGGSSTSVPGDMQHLVDFPFYGEQDKFVGSSFEGLPLDYISMSSPIPDIDDLLLHDDDLMEYLGT; from the coding sequence ATGGATCAGCTGGCTCTGCTCGCGACGGAGTTCGGAGATTCGTCCGACTTCGAGGTCGACGGCATCAACGAGAACGATGTCAGCGACGAGGAGATTGAGCCGGAGGAGCTGGCCCGGCGAATGTGGAAGGACAGGGTCAGGCTCAGGAGGATCAAGGAGAGGCAGCAGAGGTTAGCCTTGCAGCAGGCTGAACTGGAGCTGGAGAAGTCCAAGCCCAAGCAGATATCCGACCAGGCCATGCGCAAGAAGATGGCCAGGGCGCACGACGGGATCCTCAAGTACATGCTCAAGCTGATGGAGGTGTGCAATGCCCGTGGGTTTGTCTATGGGATCATCCCTGAGAAAGGGAAGCCTGTGAGTGGTGCGTCGGATAATATTAGAGCTTGGTGGAAGGAGAAGGTTAAGTTTGATAAGAATGGTCCGGCAGCGATTGCAAAGTACGAGGCCGAGCACTTGGTGGATGCTGATGCTCAGAGTAGCGTTGTCAAGAACGAGCACAGCTTGATGGATCTCCAAGACGCCACTCTGGGCTCACTGCTTTCATCATTGATGCAGCACTGTAATCCACCGCAGCGCAAGTACCCCCTGGAGAAGGGCACTCCGCCCCCATGGTGGCCTGCGGGGAATGAAGAGTGGTGGGCTGCCTTGGGCCTTCCAAGGGGACAGATTGCTCCTTACAAAAAACCTCATGACCTTAAGAAGGTTTGGAAGGTCGGGGTGCTTACATGTGTTATTAAGCACATGTCCCCTAACTTTGATAAGATCAGAAACCATGTTCGCAAATCCAAAATCTTGCAGGATAAAATGACTGCAAAGGAGAGCCTGATTTGGTTGGGAGTCCTACAGAGAGAGGAAAGACTTGTGCACGGTATTGACAATGGCGTCTCAGAGATTACTCACCGCAGTGCTCCAGAAGACAGAAATGGAACTAGGAACGCACACAGCAGCAGTAATGAGTATGATGTTGATGGTTTTGAGGAGGCTCCTCTTTCAATATCATCTAAAGATGATGAGCAAGGTCTTTCTCCAGCTGCACAATCCAGCGAGGAGCATGTCTCCAGAAGAGACAGAGAAAGGGCGAACACTAAACATCTTTATCAGGCTGTTGTTCTTAAGGAAGGAACAAAAAAACAACCACCAAAGAGAAAAAGAGCACGTCACAGTTCCGTTGCTGTTGAGCAGGAGGTACAAAGGACTGATGATGCACCAGAAAATCCAGGAAATCTGATTCCCGATATGAACCGACTGGACCAAGTAGAGATTCCAGGCATGGCTAACCACCAGATTACAAGCTTCAATCAGATGGCCGTTACAAGTGAAGCTTTACAACACAGAGGAAATGCTCAAGGGCATGTTTATCTTCCTGGGTCTGGGGTTAATGGCTTTGATAATGCCCAACCTGTGGATGCTACTCCTGTAAGCATATATCAGCCTGTACTTTATGGAAGTAGTGATAATGCCAGGTCAAAGTCTGGAAGCCCCTTTCCACTGCATGCCAATTCTGGTTTTAATAGTTTTCCCAGTAACTATCAGACTTTACCTCCGAAACAATCAGTGCCATTACCTATGATGGATCATCATGTGGTTCCCATGGGTATCAGGGCACCAGCTGACAACAGTCCTTATGGTGATCATGTGATTGGTGGTGGAAGTTCAACTTCTGTCCCTGGAGATATGCAACACCTCGTAGATTTTCCATTCTACGGTGAGCAAGATAAGTTTGTTGGCAGTTCTTTTGAGGGGTTACCTTTGGACTATATCAGTATGAGCAGCCCGATCCCAGATATTGATGATTTGCTGCTGCATGATGATGATTTAATGGAATACCTGGGAACATAA